Sequence from the Gemmatimonadota bacterium genome:
CGATGGGTTCCTGCTCTCCGCGGAAACGCTCCGCCGTGCGGGCGTCCAGGACGGCCCAGTCCGCGTCCTTCCGGTGTCGGTCGACGCCGTCCACGTCGGTGACCAGGTGTGCCCGAACGTTGGGCACGAAGGTGCGCGGCGCCACTTCCCTTACTTCTTGCGTAACCGGCAGGCCCGCTCCGGTCCAGGCGGGCCAACCGCCGTCCAATACGGCTACGGCATCGTGACCCAGCCAGCGGAGCATCCACCACACCCGCCCGGCCACTGAACCGCCCGCACCGTCGTAGACTGCGACCTGCACGCTTCCGTCGATTCCGAGTCGAGAGAAGACCTCGGCGGCCCGCTCTACGGAAGGCAGCGGATGTCGGCCGGTCACTCCACGCACGATAGGACCGGACAGATCGTCGTCCAGGTGGGCGTACACGGCGCCGGGCACGTGGCCTTCACCGTACTCCCTGGCGCCCTGGTCCGCGTCGGCCAGGGAGAACCGGGCGTCGATCACGCGCCAGTCCGGGTCCTGGTGATGCCGGTTCAGTGTGTGTACGTCGATGAGCGTGGTATGCATTTCCACCTCCGTTGGGCGAACTACGACGGTCTTCTCACCTTCGATTCGCCTTATCAATCAGTTGCCGCCTGCCTGTTCCTCGTGCTCGTATACGATCCGGATCGCCCGGATGTTCGCGATCTTGAAGGCGTGCACGTCGCCCTCGGGTATGCGGTGCGCCTCGATGAAGGGCGTGCCCCGGGTCCGTTCGATGCGGATAGGTTTGATCCGGTGCAGGAAGCTGCGGCTACGGTTGCCCAGGTAGTATTCGATGACGGCCCGGTGGTTGTTCTTCACCGCCATTTCCAGGAGTTCCTCGGTCTGCCCGGGAGACAGGTACTGCAGGTTGGCGGCCTGCTCGATGTGCGGAGCGTTTCGGTCGGCCCCGCCCGATCCCTGGTGCAGCTGATAACCGGGCAGGCAGTCCCCGAATCCGAGGACTGGTTTTCGTTCGGATTCAGGGGGTGTACGCTCCGTACCGTCCGTGGGTGGATCGTTTCGGTCGGAATGGCCGCTTCGGCCGGGATGACCACCTCGGTCGGAATGACCGCTTCGCTCCCGTGATTCATTCGGGTCTGTTCTCGGTCCGTTCCCATTGGCGGACCGGGCACGCTGGACCGCATCTCCGGCGATAGAACTCGAAGCGGCCTCCGCGGGTCCGACGATCCCCGATCTCGGCATGTAACCCTGTTTCTGAAGCAGGTCCATCAGCTCCCGGTACATCTTGCGTTCCACGATGAGCGCGTCGGGCGCCACCTCGCCCTTGATATATGGCGCGAGTTCCCCGTGGGCCTTGATGTGGCTGGCGATCTCGGCGCTGGCGGTCCGGAGAAGGAAGGTCTCCATGAAGTACACCTGGCCGTACGCATCGCCCCACGACTGGATCGAGTACGCAACGTTCTGCGGCACGTCCTTCTCGGAATTGTCCGCAAGGAAACCGTTGACGTCCGCGCCGGACATGTCCGTGTTGGCGGCCCTGTAAATGGTATCGCGGGTGACCCGGTAGGTCAGGGTGAGATCGACCTTTTCGAGGTCGGAGAAGCGTTCGAGTTTTTCACGGATGTTCAAGTCCAGGTCCCGGGGCGCAATGATCTCGAAGGTGGGCTGGACGACGAACCGCGCGCTCCAGGCCTGCTCGTCTGGCCAGTCCTCCCCGCCGAACACGTGCCGTCCCGCCGGCGTAATCACCAGGCCGCCTCCGGCCCCGTTCTTGCCGTCATACTGACGCAGGAGGCCGATCCATTCGAGCTCGCGCAGCGCGGCGTGGATCTCCGCTCTTTCCTCGTCGCTGAAGGCATCCGTCTGCACGTGGGTAGAAGAACAGGTCAGCACGCAGCGCAGGATCTGGTCCAGGTCCACCTGCGCGAAACCTACACACAGTTGAAGGATACCCGGCAGTGCGGATATCGCGGGGGAACGCGCCCGGTCCCGTGCGTGCCAGAAGGACAACAGGTTCGCCAGTTTTTCGGTGGTGGGCAGCTCAAGCCACGATTCGAATTCGCTGTCGGCGCGAAGGCGTCCGTCCTCTATGCGCGTCAATCCGCGCCACCGCGCATAGTCCATGACGAAGCGCATCTGATCGGGGGTTTCCTCCTCCGAATCCTGCAAGCCGTTCGTCAGGGTCTCCTGCCGATCCACCATGGCATCGAGCGCCCGTTTGTAGGGCAGGCCCCGGTCCGTGAGCCGCGCCGGGTTGTGGCGCAGTCCGTTCACCAGGGCGAAGACGTTTCGGACCGCGGTGAGGTCCCGGCTTTCGTCGTCTTCCGATTTCCCCACTTCCGTCGAGAAATACCCCGCCAGCCGGTCCGTGAAATTGCGGATCAGCATGTCCCGGAGGTCTTCCGGCACAGTGAAGTCGACCGTGCGGAACGCCGGCCGCCGGCCGATCACGAGCCCCCGGTTCAGCAGTCCGTGGAGTTGTTCGATCAACCCGTCGTTGGAGGGTTTCCTCGTGTCGTAGACCCGTCCAGCCTCTCCGGCGGAAAGCACGGCCAGGAGAATCTCCCGGGCTTCTTCGCTCAGATCGTCCACGCACTGATCGATGTACCCCGGCTCGAAGACTCGGTCGGTAATTTCGCGGATCAGCCGTGCGCGGGAGATCATACCGGGCTGCACGCCGAGGGTGACGGCCATGGATTTAAGGTCGCCCATGGGCAGGGCGGCGAGGTAGTCCTGGAGGATCAAGGGTTCATTCCTACTCGATGGCAAACGAGCGATGCTTGCACTGCGAATTCAGTGATTTACGTGCTTGTGGCCGGAGCGAACGGGGTCGAAAATCTGCCGTGGAAGGCCGCCGTAAAGTACCATGGCATCCGCAAAAGTGGCATTCCTATAGACACAGGAAGTTATACAAGTCCACTAAACCGGGTCAACTCCATTCTCATGGTATTGGGAAATGGCGAACCGTTCAAACAGGTGGAGGTTCATTTCGGCAGGCAATTCGAGCAACACACCCGCATCCCGGGAGGCTTTGGCCCATGCCAGGAGCAAGTCGTAATGCCTTTGTTCCTGGAGGCCGCCAAACCACTGCATCCCCTCAGGCGAGATGACGCAGAAGACATTGGCCAGATCGCACGGACCAAGGCATCCGGAGATCGTAAATTGCACCGACCTGTTCAGTTTTTCTTCTTTCCACTGCTGCTTGAGCCAGTCACGGGGAAACGGCGGGAACCCCTTGTCTGTCTGTCCGCAGCAACAGCCTTCGCAGCACACGACCTGGCCAAGAACGCGGCCTCGGCCCGTAGCCAATGCGTCGTGTCTGCGGAGTGACTCGCGGACGCGTTGGGTCTGAGCATTCATGCTTTATTCCCGCGATAACGTTTACGGATGCGAAGCACACGTCGCCAGGACACGATGACGGCGGTTGAAGAGAACAGGAAACCGGCGCTGCACAGCACGATCACCACCGCATCCCAAACGGGGCGATTGTCGATGAGAAAGCGGAAATCCAGGCTGTGAAGGCCGTTGTAAAGCCAGCGTTTCGCGCGTCCTGTTTCGGTGAGTTGATTGATCAGTTCACCGGTGGTGAGATCGACATGGAACCAGGTTGCGTTGGCATCATCGAAGCGCACCCGTAACACGGGCAGTGGACGCCAGCGCTGGTGATGGGAGTAATAGTAGTGATCGTAATCCGTAAGCCGTTCGATGGAGACATTCCGGTGGCCTGCCATGACCCGCCTTATTTGTGCGAGGACGGATTTCTCGAGACTGCCCTGCTCCAGTGGAGTCAGCCAATGACGTTGACCATCGCCGGTGACGGCATAGGCATAGGGTGAGCCACCCAGCCATTGCCACACCAGTTCGCGCGTGTCTGTCGGGATATTCAGGCCTCGGCCGGGTGGCATTTCCAGGCTGTGACCGAGTGAGGCGTAGACAACCCCAGTCAGGATGTCGCGGCCAACGGTGGCGCCGACGGTGGGCGTGTCTCTGTAGGCGGCGAGTCGATCGCTAAAAGGGATGTCATCGTCAAACACCCCCAAGGGGTTCATCGACAGGAGGCCGCTGAGCAGGAAGGTCGTCAGCGGTATCAGGAAAATCAACCCCAGCACATGGTGTAGTTTCAGCGTGCCCCGGTAGGGAGTCACATCTTTGCCG
This genomic interval carries:
- a CDS encoding sulfurtransferase; translation: MHTTLIDVHTLNRHHQDPDWRVIDARFSLADADQGAREYGEGHVPGAVYAHLDDDLSGPIVRGVTGRHPLPSVERAAEVFSRLGIDGSVQVAVYDGAGGSVAGRVWWMLRWLGHDAVAVLDGGWPAWTGAGLPVTQEVREVAPRTFVPNVRAHLVTDVDGVDRHRKDADWAVLDARTAERFRGEQEPIDPVAGHIPGATCASFDANLGEDGCFRSPEELRRRFEGLFGGVPADRAINYCGSGVSACHNLLAIAHAGFGDAVLYPGSWSEWITDEDRPIGTGEG
- a CDS encoding (2Fe-2S) ferredoxin domain-containing protein gives rise to the protein MNAQTQRVRESLRRHDALATGRGRVLGQVVCCEGCCCGQTDKGFPPFPRDWLKQQWKEEKLNRSVQFTISGCLGPCDLANVFCVISPEGMQWFGGLQEQRHYDLLLAWAKASRDAGVLLELPAEMNLHLFERFAISQYHENGVDPV
- a CDS encoding PepSY domain-containing protein, producing MRRTINFRRWLYLGHRWLGISMCLLVAMWFFSGVVMMYVGFPQLTRAERLAALPELEPDELRVGPAELLQRLNPAQTIEELRLTSVLGRPAWLMRTGDGPHHGLFADTGGVIGEIDDEDAVHASRVYAHSTGLSSTQPVHKALLLVDQWSVSSSLHPHRPLHSVALNDPAGTELYVSSVTGEVVRDTNALERGWNWLGANLHWIYPVQLRQHVSVWHWVVVVLSLAGLVSMVTGAVIGFLRLRFRRRYRGKDVTPYRGTLKLHHVLGLIFLIPLTTFLLSGLLSMNPLGVFDDDIPFSDRLAAYRDTPTVGATVGRDILTGVVYASLGHSLEMPPGRGLNIPTDTRELVWQWLGGSPYAYAVTGDGQRHWLTPLEQGSLEKSVLAQIRRVMAGHRNVSIERLTDYDHYYYSHHQRWRPLPVLRVRFDDANATWFHVDLTTGELINQLTETGRAKRWLYNGLHSLDFRFLIDNRPVWDAVVIVLCSAGFLFSSTAVIVSWRRVLRIRKRYRGNKA